Proteins co-encoded in one Rhopalosiphum maidis isolate BTI-1 chromosome 2, ASM367621v3, whole genome shotgun sequence genomic window:
- the LOC113555283 gene encoding electron transfer flavoprotein subunit beta: MARVLVGVKRVIDYAVKIRVKPDKSGVVTDGVKHGLNPFDEIAVEEAVRLKEKKIASEVIAVSCGLPQAQESLRTALAMGADRAVHVEVPQAQYDSLLPLHVSKILAKVAVDEKVDIVVVGKQAIDDDSNQTAQMTAALLGWPQATFASEVTVSDGSVLVKREVDGGMETVRVKLPAVISADLRLNEPRYATLPNIMKAKKKPIKKLSATDVGVDLAPRQQVLSVEDPPTRQAGSIVPDVDTLITKLKEKGHL; encoded by the coding sequence ATGGCCCGCGTTTTGGTCGGCGTTAAACGTGTAATCGATTATGCGGTAAAGATTCGCGTCAAGCCCGACAAATCAGGCGTCGTCACCGACGGCGTCAAGCACGGCCTAAATCCGTTCGATGAGATCGCTGTCGAGGAGGCCGTCCGCCTTAAGGAGAAGAAAATCGCGTCCGAGGTGATTGCAGTGTCGTGTGGCCTGCCGCAGGCCCAGGAATCGCTGCGCACCGCTCTCGCAATGGGTGCAGACCGTGCCGTCCACGTTGAGGTGCCACAGGCCCAGTACGACAGTCTGCTGCCGCTGCACGTGTCCAAGATTCTGGCCAAGGTGGCGGTGGACGAGAAAGTGGACATCGTCGTTGTCGGCAAACAGGCCATTGACGACGATTCCAACCAGACGGCCCAGATGACGGCGGCCCTATTGGGTTGGCCGCAGGCCACGTTTGCATCCGAAGTAACTGTATCTGACGGCAGCGTGCTGGTAAAACGCGAGGTGGACGGTGGTATGGAGACGGTCAGGGTCAAGTTGCCAGCTGTCATTAGCGCCGACTTGCGGCTCAATGAACCACGATATGCCACTTTACCCAACATCATGAAGGCTAAGAAAAAGCCTATCAAAAAGCTTTCAGCCACGGATGTTGGTGTAGACTTGGCGCCACGTCAACAGGTGTTGAGCGTAGAAGATCCGCCTACCAGACAGGCAGGTTCTATTGTGCCTGATGTTGACACTCTTATTACCAAGTTGAAAGAAAAGGGTCATTTGTAA